From the Streptomyces sp. NBC_00390 genome, the window CTGACCGTCCAATACAACAGCATCTCCGCGAACTGCGCCGGTGTGTTCGTGGTGGGCGACGAGTCCAAGCCCCGGGCAGGCGACCTGACCGTCCGCGGCAACCGCATCAGCTCGAACAACAAGTACTGCAAGGCCACCGCACGGCTCCCGCAGATCCAGGGAACGGGGCTCGTCCTCACCGGCGCCGAGGACACCCTGGTGGACGCCAACCTGGTCTGGGACAACGTCGGCAAGTACCCGCTCTCCGGCGGCATCGTGCTGTTCAAGAGCTTTGTGGGCGCCGCCAACACCGGCAACGTGATCCGAGGCAACGTCGTGCTGCGCAACGGGCCGGCGGACCTTGCCAACCGCGACGTCGGCACCGGCAACCAGTGGACGGCCAACATGTGCCGGGTCTCGCAGCCCGTAGGCATGTGCTGACCGGTCCGCAGACGCGGACCGGACCGGCCGGGCCACTCGGCCCGGCCCCCCACCTCACGAGAAACGAGAGGGTATGACGACCGTAAGTACCACCCCACAGCCGGCCATGCGGCTGCGGGAACTCGTCTTCGGGGCGGCATGTGCCGCGGCGGTGCGCGCGGCGGCCAGGCTGCGCGTCGCGGACGCGCTGGGGGAGGAACCTGCCACCGCCGAGGAACTCGCGGCTGCGGTGGGCACCGAGCCGAGAGCGCTGCGGCGGATGCTGCGCGCACTGACCTGCTACGGCGTCTTCACCGAGCAGGAGGACGGCCGGTTCGTCCACACCGAGATGTCCCGGATGCTGCGCGAGGACGATCCGCACAGCCTGCGCTACATCTCCCTGTGGTGCACCGAGCCCTGGACCTGGGACGCCTGGCCGCGGCTCGACGAGGCGGTGCGGACCGGCCGCAGCGTCTTCGACGAGCTGTACGGCAAGGGGTTCTTCGACTATCTGCACGAGGACGCCCACGAGTCGGCCCATGTCTTCAACCGGGCCATGACCACCTCCAGCATGCAGTCGGCGCAGGACGTCGCCGATCTCCTCGACCTCACCGGAGCCTCGACGGTCGCGGACATCGGCGGCGGCCAGGGGCACGTACTGGTAAGCCTCCTGGAGAAGTACGGGGATCTGCGCGGAACGCTGCTCGACCTGCCCCGCGTGGTGGCGGGCGCAGATCCACGGCTGCGGGACGGCGGTGCGCTGGCCGACCGGGTCACCATCGTCCCCGGGGACTGCCGGGATGCGATCCCCGTCGAAGCGGACGTGTACATCATCAAGAACATCCTGGAGTGGGACGACGAGAGCACGCGCAGAACCCTGCGCAATGTGGTCGCGGCGGCCAGTCCGGGAGCGAGGGTGGTGGTCATCGAGAACCTCGTGGACGACTCCCCGTCGATGAAGTTCACCACGTCCATGGACCTGATGCTGCTGCTCAACGTCGGAGGCGCCAAGCACACCGAGCGGAGCATGATCAACCGTATGAAGGACGCCGGCCTGACGGTGGGCGACGTCCGCCCCGTCAACGCCTATCTCCACGCGTTCGACAGTGTCGTCCCCGGCTGAAACGCCCGGGATGCGCACAGCACGCCGGCCCCGCGAGAACCGCGGGGCCGGCGTGCTGTGCGCGGGTCACGCCTTGGCGGCGGCGCGTTCCCAGCGATAGAACTCGTGCGCCATCGCGTCCTTCGGAGTCCGCCAGGTCTGCGGGTCGTACGGACTGACGAACGCCGCGAGCCGGTCGCTGACATCGCGGAAAGCAGCGTGTTCGGTCACCTTGGCGATCGCCGGGCCGGGGGGCCGGTCGGCCTCGATCAGATGCAGGTAGACGTCGCCGAACTGGAACAGACTGCGCCGGGTGACCCCGACGAGGTGCGGCAGTTCGCCGCCGTCGGAGGCCGCGAACACCTCGGCGATGTCGGTGGCCGAATCGGGCGCCATTCGGGCGACGATGAGAGCTCGATGCATCGGGGGGAGTCCCTTCGGATGCCTGTCGGGTTGGCGGGGGTGGGGCAGCGGTCAGCGGGGCGTGACCGGGGCGGACTCGCGGGTGCGGGCGCGCTTCTCGATCTTGTCCCGGATGAGATCCATCTGGATCTTGGAGTTGCGGTTGATGTTGTCGGTCATCCACGTGTCGTCGACGGGGGCGTCCGGCTTCATCGCGAAGTCCTGCGTCCAGTGCATCAAGGTGCCTTCGGGCGTCTCGGAGTACTCCCAGCGGATGTCCATGTGCTGGAAGGGTCCCGTCTCCACCCGGCGGGCACGCACCGTGCGCGCGCTGCGGTCGACGACCCGCTCCGAGACCCAGCTCCAGACGGTGCCGTTCTCGTCCGGATGCATGGTGAGGCGGAACAGCGTCCTGTCGTTCTCACGCTCGAGGACGTCGACGGACGCGTACTCGCTGAACAGCGAGGGCCAGTTCTCGATGTCGTTGGTGACGTCCCAGACCAGATCGATGGGGGCGTCGATGACGACCTTGTTCTCGGTGTGCCCGGTCACTTCAGGCTCCTGCCATCAGGGAGTTGTTGACGAGGTCGAGGAATTCGCGCGGGGTCTTGCAGCGGTCGGCGTCGGGCGGCAGCGCCCGGCCGTACTTGTTCTCCAGCTCCCCGACGATGCCCAGCAGACCGAGCGAGTCGAGGCCGTAGGCGTCGAACGGCGTTTCCGGCCGGCCGCCCATCTCCTTGGGGTCGACCGTGATACCGGCGCTCTTCATCAGAACAGCCAGTTGGTCGATGGTCAGTTGCGCGGTCATGAGGCAGTTCTCCTTCTCACGAGGGGGTGTCGGCGGCGTGCCGCAGCACGAGCGCCGCGTTCGATCCCATGAGTCCTCGGCTCAGCACCAGGGCCGTACGCAGCTCGGCGGGGCGAGCCGCGCCGGTCACCATCGCAAGGTCGTGGCACACGTCGAAGACATGGGGGGTGGGCGGGATCAGACCGTTCTGCAGTGCGAGCACCGCTGCGGCCGAGTCGAGCACCGGCGCTCCGCAGTAGGCGCGGCCCGTGCCCGTCTTGGGTGCGGTCACGGGCACCCGCCGGCCGTGCGGGCCCAGGGCGTCGGCGATCGCCAGCGCCTCGGCCCGGTCGGCTTCCGGAGTGCCCAGCGCGTCCGCGAAGACCACATCGATCTCCTCGGGTGCGCAGCCGGCTTCGTCCAGCGCGCCGGTGATCGCCCGGGCAAGGCCCTCGCGAGACTCCTCCCACCGGGATGCCCCGCTGAACGTGGCCGCGTGGCCGGCCACGGTCGCCCGGATCGGCGCGCCCCGCTCACGGGCCGCCGACTCCGCCTCGACGACGAGCATTCCGCCGCCCTCTGCGGGCACGAAGCCGCAGGCGGTGGCGGTGAACGGGCGGTAGGCCCGCTCGGGTTCGTCGCTGGTGCTCAGTTCCCGGTAGCCGAGCTGGCAGACGAGCGAGTACGGCGCGAGCGGCGCCTCGGCCGAGCCGACGACGACCGCGTCGGTACCGCGTCCGATGGCCCTCGCGGCGTGCGCGATGGCGTCCAGGCCGCCGGCCTCGTCGCTGCACACGACACCGCACGGACCCTTGAACCCGCCGCGGATCGAGATCTGGCCGGTGCTCGCCGCGTAGAACCAGGCGATGGACTGGTACGGACCGACATAGCGCGACCCCTGCCCCCACAGCCGTTGCAGCTCTCGCTGGCCGAACTCGCCGCCGCCGGAACCGGCGGCGGTGACCACGCCCACGTCGTACGGAGAGTCGCCGTACTTGCCGGCGGCGATCCGTGCATCGGCGAGCGCCAGGTCGGCCGCGGCCATCGCGAAGTGGCTGAACCGGTCGGTCTGGACGAGGAAGCGCTGCTCGATGAGCGATTCGGGGTCGAAGCCCCGGACCTCTCCGGCGATCCGGAGCGGCAGATGCCCGCACCCCTCCCGCGTGATGTGGTCGAGAACGCTGATGCCTTCCCGGGTGGACTTCCAGAAGGTCTCGACACCCACTCCGTTGGGGGCGACCACACCGATTCCGGTGATGACTGCACGCCGGTCCTTGGAACTCATGCTCTCCTCCCACCTGGTCGGGTGAGCACGACCGCGGACTGGAAGCCGCCGAAGCCGCTGCCGACCGACAGCACGCTGCGCAGCTTGAGGGAGCGCGCGGTGCGCGGCACATAGTCGAGATCGCACTCGGGGTCGGGGGTCTCGTAGTTCGCCGTCGGCGGCACCACCTGGTGGGCGATGGCCAGCACGCAGGCGACGACCTCTATGGCTCCGATCGCGCCGAGCGAGTGGCCCACCATGGATTTGATGGAGCTCATCGGCACCTTGTAGGCGTGCGCGCCGAGCGATTCCTTGACCGCGGCCGTCTCGTGGCGGTCGTTCTGCTGGGTGCCCGAGCCATGCGCGTTGACGTAGTCGATGTCCGAGCCGTTGAGGCCGGCCTGGTCCAGCGCGTGGTCGATCGCGCGGGCCATCTCCAGGCCCTCCCGGGTGAGACCCGTCATGTGGTGGGCGTTGCCGAACGTGGCGTACCCGCCGATCTCGCAGTACACCGTGGCCCCGCGGGCCCGGGCGTGCTCGAGTTCCTCCAGGACCAGTACGGCTCCTCCCTCACCCATGACGAACCCGTCGCGGTTGGCGTCGAAGGGGCGGGAGGCATGGGCCGGGTCGTCGTTGTTCGGCGAGGTCGCCTTGATGGCGTCGAAGCAGGCCACCGTGATCGGTGAGATCGGGGAGTCCGACGCTCCGGCGATGCAGACGTCGACCCTGCCCTCCGCCACGGCCTGGAAGGCGTAGCCGATCGCGTCGAGGCCGGAGGTGCAGCCCGTCGACACGGTCTGCACCGGGCCGCGGGCGCTGGTCTGCTCGGCCACCTCCGAGGCGAGGGCGCTGGGAGAGAAGGCCCGGTGGAGATGGGGTGCCGCCTCGCTGTGGTCGACGTCCCAGCGCCGGCCGGAGCTGCTGACCTTGACGTAGTCCTGCTCCAGACGGGTGGTGCCGCCGACCGCTGTGCCGAGCGAGACGCCTATGCGCCAGGGATCCTCCTTCTCCGGGTCGAGCCCGGCGTCCTGGAGGGCTTCCCGGGCCGCGACCATGGCGAACTGGACGTACCGGTCGGCGCGCTGGATCTGTTCCGGATCCAGGCCGTGGGCCACCGGGTCGAAGTCGCACTCGGCGGCTATGCGGGAGCGGAACCCGGTCGGGTCGAAGAGCGTGATGCCCCGCGTCGCGGTCCTGCCGCTGGACAGCAGGTCCCAGAACGCGGGTGTCCCCACGCCGCCCGGAGCCACGACACCGACTCCGGTCACTGCCACGCGTCGTGTCATGAAACGGACCCCGTTCGTTCCGGCGGCCGCTGGCCGGCACCTTCCTCGGCGGGCGTCTCCTCGGTGTCGACATGGCCGAGTTCCGGGCGCGGGGCCAGCGGCCCCAGGTGGAAGACCATCCGGGCTTCCGTGCTGCCCACATTGCGGAAACGGTGCCGTACGTACGCCGGGATCAGCAGCCCCTGATCCGGTCGGAGCGGATACGCCTCGCCGTCGAGATCGACTTCGAGCATTCCGCTGACGACGTACACGAACTCCTCGGAGTACGGGTGATAGTGCTCACCGATGCGGTCGCCGGGCTCCACGATCGCCAGGCCCATGAAGCCGCTCGTGGCACCCACCGTGGTGGGTGTGAGCATGGCGCGCAGGTCGCCGCCGCGCCTGCGATTGGGCTGGGTCTCGCTGAGATCGACGATGCGATGGGGTGTGGTCATGACTGCTTCCTCCACGTGGCCGATTGGCGTGGGTGCCAGCGGTGCGGTAGCGACCGCTGGGGATCCGGGCGAGCGGGTCAGGCCCGGCGGTCGGTGATCAGACGCATGTCGGCGCTCGCGAGGAAGCGCGACATCCGTTCTTCGTCGGTGAGCGAGCTGTTGGTGCCCAGCGCGTCGTGGTCGATCAGACGTGCGAGCACCCCTGCCTTGCGGGGGCCCTGCGCGCCGAGTGCGATCATCGGTGCCGAGTCGAGGGAGCCGCGTGCATCGACCAGCCGCACGACGATGTCGTCGCGCTGGAAGATGGTGCTGCTGTCGATGGGAGCCGAGGGATCGTCGGCGGCGGCCTCGTCCTGCTGCGCGAGCAGCCGTGCGAGTGCCATTCCGCAGCCGGGCTTGGCCGGGTAGTACAGCGCATGCCGCTGGACGGTGGCGTGCTCGCCGCCGGCGGTCGCCAGATGGTGCACCGCGGGGAGCGCCGCCCGGGTGAAGAACACCCGTGCCGAGTTCGGGTCGTCGAGGTCCCGGTCCTGCTCCAGGTACGGGTTGATGGCCTCCTCCACCGCTCTGACCTCGGGCTGCTGGGCCACATGGCGGAGGGCGGCGAGCAGGTCTCCCTGCACCTCGATGGCCCGTACGACCCGGTTGCCGTGCATGAACAGCGAGGTGCGGCGCAGCCGTGTGCCGGAGTCGACCTGGGGCTCGGGCGAGGTGTAGCTCGCCAGGATGTCCGCGACGACCGGCTCACTTCCCGGCTTGACCGTGAAGGTGATGGCGTGGCGTACCACGCCGTCGCCGACCCGCGGTGCAGACTGGAGACCGGTGCCGCTCCGAGCGGCCTCCGCTGTCGCCTGGAAGTTGCCTGTCTCCCGCAGGACGCTGAAGCGCAGCGACCGTGTGTCGCGCACACAGTCGTGCAGCGGCCGCACGGTTTCGACGTGCTCCTCGCTGTTCACCCAGGCGAGGAAGGGCGGCGCGCTCTCCCATTCGCTGGTGATCAGCCACTGGGAGGGGTTCTCGATCGACTGGCAGAGCTGGTCGCTGACATGGCCGGCTACCGATGCCACCTGATTGCGCATGTGTTCGTACGCCGTCAGGAAGCGTTGCTGGGCCCCGTCATGGAGGTCCAGCAGCAGAACGACTCGCAGCCGCGAGCCGTCAAAGGCTGATTGAGACACACGCTCGGACAGCATTGTCATGTTCCACGCATCTCCTTGACGCTGAGGCCGTCACATCCCGTGGCACGACGTCCCCTTTCGGGGACCGGGCGAGGATCCGGCGCGAATGGACGACCGGTCACCACCAGCAGGAGGTGCCGGTCCGGATTCGATCCTGTGCCGGTACCTCAGGTGGCGCGAGATGTGTGAACCAGGCGGGTGAAGGGGGCGATCGAAGCGCTGCTGCCAGGGCATGGAAACTCCATCCCCCCTACCGGCGGCTGGAGCAGGAGCATCTGATGGAAGAAAAGGTCGACGAACGCGTACCGGTCCTCATCGTGGGCGGTTCCCTGGTGGGGCTGTCCGCTTCCCTGTTCCTGGGCCGGCTCGGCGTCGAGCACATGCTGGTCGAGAAGCACGTGAGCACCTCGATGCACCCCCGTGGCCGAGGCAACAACGTGCGCACGATGGAACTGTTCCGGGGGGCCGGCGCCGAGCTGCTCATCCGTGAAGCCGCGTCCGTACTCGCGGACAACCATGGCATCCTCCAGACGTCGTCCCTCGTCACGGACGAGGGGGAGTGGCTGCTCAAGCAGGTCGAGTCGGGCGCGGCACTGGCGAAGTTCAGTCCTGCCGGGTGGTGCGTGTGCAGTCAGAACGATCTGGAGCCCGTGCTCCTGGAGTGCGCGCTCAAGAACGGGGGAGACCTGCGGTACTCCACCGAGCTGCTGTCGTTCGAGCAGGACGCGCAGGGGGTCACCGGTGTGCTGCAGGAGCGGGAGACCGGCAGGCGCCGGACGGTGCGCGCGGACTATCTGATCGCGGCGGACGGGCCCCGCAGCCCCGTCCGGGAGCGCCTCGGCATCGGGCACACCGGGCCCGGCGACCTGTTCCACAACGTGAGCATCACCTTCCGCTCGCTCGGTCTGGCCGATGTCGTCGGAGACCGGCGCTTCATCGTGTGCTACCTGACCGATCCGGAGGCGGACGGCGCTCTGCTGCCCGTGGACAACGTGGAGAACTGGGTCTTCCACGCGCCCTGGCAGCCCGAACGCGGCGAGACGCTCGAGGACTTCACCGACGAGCGCTGCATCGAGCACATCCGCAGGGCGACCGGCGTCGTCGGCCTCGATGTCGAGATCACCGGCAAGGCTCCCTGGCATGCCGCCGAGCGAGTCGCGGAGCGGTACTGGGACGGCCGGGTCTTCCTTGCCGGGGACTCCGCCCATGAGATGTCCCCGACCGGCGCGTTCGGCTCCAACACGGGCATCCAGGACGCGCACAACCTGGCATGGAAACTCGCCGCCGTCCTCGACGGCAGCGCCGGCCCCGGCCTGCTGGCCTCGTACGAGGAGGAACGCCGCCCGGTGGCGCAGGCCACGAGCTCGCGGGCCTCGGCCAGATCGAAGGAGCACAGCCACCCGGGTTACGCCCCGGCGCCCGGAGTCGGGGCCGGCAAGCAGGGCGGAATGCTCACGGTCGCCATGGGCTACACCTACCCGCGGGGCGCGGTGCTCGGGGCCGACCCCCAGCAGCCCGTCGTACCCGCACGGATGAATCTCTCCGGCGGGCCCGGTACCCGGGCCCCGCACCTGTGGCTGCACGAGCAGGGCTCGGTTCGCATGCGCTCCACGCTCGACCTGTACGAGCGGTCCTTCGTCCTGCTGACGGGTGACGGCAGCGCCGGCGCGGCATGGCACGAGGCGGCAGCGGCGGTGGCCGCCCGGCTGTCGGTCACTCTGGACGCCTATCGGATCGGGGACGGGCGGGACGCCGATCTGGTCCCCGAGACCGGCGTCGACTGGGCCCGGCTCCACAGCACCACGTCCGACGGCGCCGTGCTGGTACGCCCGGACGGGTTCGTGGCCTGGCGGTCGGCCGGCGCGGTGGCCGACCCCGAGGCGGTGCTCATGGAGACCATGAGGACGCTGCTGTACCGGGCCTGACGTCGCCCGGCATCCGCCGGTGTCCCGCTACGGGGCACCGGCGGACCGCTGCACGGTCCCGGTGACAGGGCGAGGTCAGCCCCCGAGGCGGCGCAGCCGTTCGGCGTCACAGGTGCGCGGACAGGTGGCGCAGGCCTCAGCGGGCCGGATCGTGTAGTAGAGGCAGCAGCCGAGGCGCGTGCGGGTCGGGTACGTCTGCCCGTCACGACCCGTCAGCAGCCGGAAGCCGGCGCCTGAGGGGAACGGGGCGACGGGCCCCGGCAGCAGCCGGCCGGCCTCGTGCACGGCCCGGTCCTCCTCGCCGAGCATGCGGCCGAGGTACCAGACGCCGGACACCAGATCGTCGCCGGCCATGCCCCACAGCGCCCGCGGCCCGCGCCGTACCCGGGGCGCGAGGGCCTCCAGCAGCGGCCGCACATGATCGGCGACCGCCGCGCGCAGTTCCGCGCGCAGGGCTTCCTCGTCGGGCACGACTCTCACCCCCGGCTGGGCGGCCGCGGGATCGCCGGGCAGGCAGGCGAAGCGGCCCGGAACGACCTCGTACGCATCACTCGTGCGGCTGTGCCGTACGTCGTGAGGGTGAATCCGAGGTACCCGCCGCTCCAGGTACCAGGGGCCGCTCATCAGCAGGCTCACGGACCACAGGTAGCCGTGCAGGGCACGTGAGGCGACGACGTCGGGCCGGGCGGTGTGGTCGTACCGGTCACGGATGCGGGCCGCCTCGGCGTCGAGGAAGGCGTCGAGCAGTTCGGCACGGCGTACCAGTTCGGCCCCGTCCGCCCAGCCCTGGCCGGCCGGTGTCCGGGGGGCCGCGACGCTCAGGTTCAGTGCCGGGCACACGGTGGCGAGACGGCGGAAGGCCGAGCCGAGCAGAGCGGAGCAGCTCGCGGCAGGTTCGGCCGGCG encodes:
- a CDS encoding methyltransferase, whose protein sequence is MTTVSTTPQPAMRLRELVFGAACAAAVRAAARLRVADALGEEPATAEELAAAVGTEPRALRRMLRALTCYGVFTEQEDGRFVHTEMSRMLREDDPHSLRYISLWCTEPWTWDAWPRLDEAVRTGRSVFDELYGKGFFDYLHEDAHESAHVFNRAMTTSSMQSAQDVADLLDLTGASTVADIGGGQGHVLVSLLEKYGDLRGTLLDLPRVVAGADPRLRDGGALADRVTIVPGDCRDAIPVEADVYIIKNILEWDDESTRRTLRNVVAAASPGARVVVIENLVDDSPSMKFTTSMDLMLLLNVGGAKHTERSMINRMKDAGLTVGDVRPVNAYLHAFDSVVPG
- a CDS encoding TcmI family type II polyketide cyclase: MHRALIVARMAPDSATDIAEVFAASDGGELPHLVGVTRRSLFQFGDVYLHLIEADRPPGPAIAKVTEHAAFRDVSDRLAAFVSPYDPQTWRTPKDAMAHEFYRWERAAAKA
- a CDS encoding SRPBCC family protein; translation: MTGHTENKVVIDAPIDLVWDVTNDIENWPSLFSEYASVDVLERENDRTLFRLTMHPDENGTVWSWVSERVVDRSARTVRARRVETGPFQHMDIRWEYSETPEGTLMHWTQDFAMKPDAPVDDTWMTDNINRNSKIQMDLIRDKIEKRARTRESAPVTPR
- a CDS encoding acyl carrier protein — its product is MTAQLTIDQLAVLMKSAGITVDPKEMGGRPETPFDAYGLDSLGLLGIVGELENKYGRALPPDADRCKTPREFLDLVNNSLMAGA
- a CDS encoding ketosynthase chain-length factor yields the protein MSSKDRRAVITGIGVVAPNGVGVETFWKSTREGISVLDHITREGCGHLPLRIAGEVRGFDPESLIEQRFLVQTDRFSHFAMAAADLALADARIAAGKYGDSPYDVGVVTAAGSGGGEFGQRELQRLWGQGSRYVGPYQSIAWFYAASTGQISIRGGFKGPCGVVCSDEAGGLDAIAHAARAIGRGTDAVVVGSAEAPLAPYSLVCQLGYRELSTSDEPERAYRPFTATACGFVPAEGGGMLVVEAESAARERGAPIRATVAGHAATFSGASRWEESREGLARAITGALDEAGCAPEEIDVVFADALGTPEADRAEALAIADALGPHGRRVPVTAPKTGTGRAYCGAPVLDSAAAVLALQNGLIPPTPHVFDVCHDLAMVTGAARPAELRTALVLSRGLMGSNAALVLRHAADTPS
- a CDS encoding beta-ketoacyl-[acyl-carrier-protein] synthase family protein, which produces MTRRVAVTGVGVVAPGGVGTPAFWDLLSSGRTATRGITLFDPTGFRSRIAAECDFDPVAHGLDPEQIQRADRYVQFAMVAAREALQDAGLDPEKEDPWRIGVSLGTAVGGTTRLEQDYVKVSSSGRRWDVDHSEAAPHLHRAFSPSALASEVAEQTSARGPVQTVSTGCTSGLDAIGYAFQAVAEGRVDVCIAGASDSPISPITVACFDAIKATSPNNDDPAHASRPFDANRDGFVMGEGGAVLVLEELEHARARGATVYCEIGGYATFGNAHHMTGLTREGLEMARAIDHALDQAGLNGSDIDYVNAHGSGTQQNDRHETAAVKESLGAHAYKVPMSSIKSMVGHSLGAIGAIEVVACVLAIAHQVVPPTANYETPDPECDLDYVPRTARSLKLRSVLSVGSGFGGFQSAVVLTRPGGRRA
- a CDS encoding cupin domain-containing protein, giving the protein MTTPHRIVDLSETQPNRRRGGDLRAMLTPTTVGATSGFMGLAIVEPGDRIGEHYHPYSEEFVYVVSGMLEVDLDGEAYPLRPDQGLLIPAYVRHRFRNVGSTEARMVFHLGPLAPRPELGHVDTEETPAEEGAGQRPPERTGSVS
- a CDS encoding SchA/CurD-like domain-containing protein, which produces MTMLSERVSQSAFDGSRLRVVLLLDLHDGAQQRFLTAYEHMRNQVASVAGHVSDQLCQSIENPSQWLITSEWESAPPFLAWVNSEEHVETVRPLHDCVRDTRSLRFSVLRETGNFQATAEAARSGTGLQSAPRVGDGVVRHAITFTVKPGSEPVVADILASYTSPEPQVDSGTRLRRTSLFMHGNRVVRAIEVQGDLLAALRHVAQQPEVRAVEEAINPYLEQDRDLDDPNSARVFFTRAALPAVHHLATAGGEHATVQRHALYYPAKPGCGMALARLLAQQDEAAADDPSAPIDSSTIFQRDDIVVRLVDARGSLDSAPMIALGAQGPRKAGVLARLIDHDALGTNSSLTDEERMSRFLASADMRLITDRRA
- a CDS encoding FAD-dependent oxidoreductase — translated: MEEKVDERVPVLIVGGSLVGLSASLFLGRLGVEHMLVEKHVSTSMHPRGRGNNVRTMELFRGAGAELLIREAASVLADNHGILQTSSLVTDEGEWLLKQVESGAALAKFSPAGWCVCSQNDLEPVLLECALKNGGDLRYSTELLSFEQDAQGVTGVLQERETGRRRTVRADYLIAADGPRSPVRERLGIGHTGPGDLFHNVSITFRSLGLADVVGDRRFIVCYLTDPEADGALLPVDNVENWVFHAPWQPERGETLEDFTDERCIEHIRRATGVVGLDVEITGKAPWHAAERVAERYWDGRVFLAGDSAHEMSPTGAFGSNTGIQDAHNLAWKLAAVLDGSAGPGLLASYEEERRPVAQATSSRASARSKEHSHPGYAPAPGVGAGKQGGMLTVAMGYTYPRGAVLGADPQQPVVPARMNLSGGPGTRAPHLWLHEQGSVRMRSTLDLYERSFVLLTGDGSAGAAWHEAAAAVAARLSVTLDAYRIGDGRDADLVPETGVDWARLHSTTSDGAVLVRPDGFVAWRSAGAVADPEAVLMETMRTLLYRA
- a CDS encoding (2Fe-2S)-binding protein, with amino-acid sequence MILAPAPAEPAASCSALLGSAFRRLATVCPALNLSVAAPRTPAGQGWADGAELVRRAELLDAFLDAEAARIRDRYDHTARPDVVASRALHGYLWSVSLLMSGPWYLERRVPRIHPHDVRHSRTSDAYEVVPGRFACLPGDPAAAQPGVRVVPDEEALRAELRAAVADHVRPLLEALAPRVRRGPRALWGMAGDDLVSGVWYLGRMLGEEDRAVHEAGRLLPGPVAPFPSGAGFRLLTGRDGQTYPTRTRLGCCLYYTIRPAEACATCPRTCDAERLRRLGG